The Bubalus kerabau isolate K-KA32 ecotype Philippines breed swamp buffalo chromosome 14, PCC_UOA_SB_1v2, whole genome shotgun sequence genome segment AGAAGTGATTTCTCAGTTAAGACTAAGACTTGAGCGTGTAAGGTAGGTCAGCTGGCAGTGTTGCATGTTGCGGGGGGAGGTGCGGAGAGGGGTGTCTCTGAGGTAACACAAAGGGACCAGGTGTCAAAAGTCAAGGAGTCAGAAGCTCGAGAAAccgtgtgtgtatgtttttatcTCGTTGCTTTTCTTACTACAGACCAGGGTGATAGGACAGGACCCAGGGTTCCTGTGTGGCCTGGAGCAGGGAGGGGCCCTCACTACAGGGCCTGTCACTCTGACCCTACCCCCTGCCCACAGCCCTTCTTTAGGCTACTGAACCTGCGCAAGCTGGGCCTGAGTGACAACGAGATCCAGCGGTTGCCTCCGGAGGTGGCCAACTTCATGCAGCTGGTGGAGCTGGATGTGTCCCGGAACGGTGTGGAGCTGGGGCAGGCATGGGGTGGCATCTGAGGGTGGCAGGAAGGGCTTTGAGCTCCTGGAGGCTGTGGGCATTTCTCCGTGGTGACCCCTTTCTCCTCACAGACATCCCTGAGATCCCCGAGAGCATCAAGTTCTGCAAAGCTCTGGAGATTGCTGACTTCAGTGGGAACCCCTTGTCCAGGTGGGTGGTGGCCATAGCAGGGCTGGGCATGGGCCGTGGGGGTTCTGCAGCCCTGGCCTGGGCATCTGAGGACCCTCTTCTCTCCTTAGGCTCCCCGAAGGCTTCACTCAGCTACGCAGTCTGGCTCACCTGGCGCTGAATGACGTGTCCCTGCAGGCGCTGCCTGGGGACGTGGGCAAGTGAGTGCCTTCCTGCGGGGTGGGGGGCTCAGCCGAGCCCTGTTCCTGCACTACTCCCCACCATCCTGCCTCCTCTCACACTCTGTCCTGGTCTCGTTCAGCCTCGCCAACCTGGTGACCCTGGAGCTCCGGGAGAATCTGCTCAAGTCCCTGCCTGCGTGAGTGAGCTCGCCCCTGCCAGCAGCTAGCCCCAGGGACCATGGGCCATTTGGCCACGACAGACCTTGCTCTGTTTCTTCTGCAGGTCCCTGTCTTTCCTGGTCAAGCTGGAACAGCTGGATTTGGGAGGCAATGATCTGGAAGTGCTGGTGTGGAGAGGGTGGGGCTGTCATGGGTGGGGCGGGGCCAGGCAGGGCAAGTGAGCCTTGGCCATCACCCTGTCCCTGCCTCTTCTTGCAGCCTGATACCCTGGGGGCCCTGCCCAACCTGCGGGAGCTGTGGCTGGACCGGAACCAGCTATCAGCCCTGCCCCCGGTGAGTGAGGGTGTGGCTGCCACCCCACCTTGGGCCTGTCCCTCCCCCTGACCCTCTGCACCCACCCCCCAGGAGCTTGGGAATCTGCGGCGCCTGGTGTGCCTGGATGTGTCTGAGAACCGGCTGGAGGAGCTGCCCGCGGAGCTTGGGGGACTGGTGCTGCTCACTGACCTGCTGCTCTCACAGAACCTGCTGCAGCGGCTTCCAGACGGCATTGGTCAGTGCTGGGAGGGGCATGGCTCGTGTGGACCTGGGCCGAGCGGGGTCCTGGGGCAAGGACCCCTGGCTCTGCTGGGTTCTGAGACCTGTCCCTGAGGAGGGGAGGCGTTGGGCCACAGTGGCACGACTCGTGCTCGCACCTGAGGAGCTGAGGCAGTGCGCGGTGGTGAGCTCATGAGGGCACAATGAGGGCCTGGGGACCTGGGAGCCGCTGGGCTTGCTCAGGTTGGCAGCAGGTTGGGGCAGTGAGCGCGCGTCTGGAGGGAGGCTGAGGTCTCAGCGGTCTCACAGTGCAGGAGGCAGGAGTCCTTGCGCCAGCGCAAGCTGCCTCAGTCTCGTGAGTGTCCAAGGCTCCTGGCCCCACCGAGCCTGTTGCTGCATCTTCCCAACACCAGGTCAGCTGAAGCAGTTGTCCATCTTGAAGGTGGACCAGAATCGCCTGTGCGAGGTGACAGAAGCCATCGGGGACTGTGAGAACCTGTCGGAGCTGATCCTCACTGAGAACCTGCTGACGGTGGGGCTGGTTTCAGAGTTagtgtgggaggcagggaggatggGGGAGCACCTGGAGGCGTGCAGAGTGGCAGGAGCCAGACATCTGCCTCGTCGGGGCCAGAGCAAGGGCAGAGACTGCACCCTCGGGCTCCTGATGGTTTCTGATCCTCACTCCTCCCGGCCAGGCCCTGCCCCACTCCTTGGGGAAACTGACCAAGCTGACCAACCTCAACGTGGACCGGAACCACCTAGAGGCACTGCCGCCTGAGATTGGGGGCTGCGTGGCACTCAGCGTCCTCTCTTTGAGGGACAACCGCCTGGCCGTCCTGCCGCCAGAGCTCGCCCACACGGCTGAGCTACACGTGCTGGATGTGGCTGGCAACCGGTGAGTGCTGCCCCCATCCCGCGGTACCGGGCCTGGCTTTCCCCAAGCTGACcgtgcccccgcccccagcctgcAGAGTCTGCCGTTTGCACTCACGCACCTCAACCTGAAGGCCTTGTGGCTAGCGGAGAACCAGGCGCAGCCCATGCTTCGGTTCCAGACCGAGGATGATGCCCAAACGGGCGAGAAGGTGCTCACCTGCTACCTGCTGCCACAGCAGCCCCTGCCCAGCCTTGGTAGGTcgctggggtggggcggggcggggcctggggcgggGCGGCGTTCCCCCTGACACGCGCTTCCACAGAGGACCCTGAGCTGCAGAGCAGCCCTTCAGAAAGCTGGGGAGACGCCCCGCTCAGCCGTGTCAGCGTCATCCAGTTCCTGGAGGCCCCCGCGGGCGACGACGACCCAGAGGAAGCCGCTGCCGAGAAACGGGTATGGCGGGGTGGGGTCCCCGGGGGCtcccgcctccccgcccccgcctgacccctgccccacctgccctCACCCCTGTGCCCACTGCAGGGCCTGCAGCGTCGGGCTACGCCACACCCCAGCGAGCTCAAGGTGATGAAGAGGGGTGTGGAGCGCCGGAGCGAAGCCACCTCCTGCAGGCCTGACCCTGCGCCACCCTCGCCCTCCGAGGAGGTGCTTGTGGGGACCCGGAGGCCATGGGAGGGACAGCCGCCCGCCTTACAGGGCTTCCCGCGGGAGCCCCGGACTGGGTGCAGGGCTCCCGGCCCGCGTGGGCATGGGGAACCCACCGGGAGAGGAGCCAGGCGGTGGTGCTGGTCGGGAAACTCAGGAACAAGTGCACGTGCCTTCTGTAGAGTAGGCTGCCTCCACAGAGGACTGCTAGGCAGACACAAAAGCCATGTGGCATGGACGTGGGGCAGCTGCCCGTGAGGAGCCAGGAGTGGCTGGAGCAGTGGGCCTATGGGCTGGCACGTCTCAAGGGCACCTGCACTGTCTGCTTCCATGAGGGGACCTGTTCAGAATCAGGCAGGCCCAGCTCCGCTTGCTCAGGACCCCGGGTGCAGCAGGTGTCTGGTGCCTGGGGCTACGTGGCGGGACCTGTGTCTGGTGCACAGCCACCCACGGGAAGCTGCCCTCGCTGGTCCAGGAGGCATGCTCATGCTGGTTGGGGGCGCCTACCCGTCCTTGAGCTGGCGTTTGCTCAGGGACTCGTCAGCCCCTGCCCTTGTGATTTGTTTGGAATGAGCCTTGAGGGTTCGAACCACAGAAGGGTGGCTTTGTGTATCCACACCTGTTGGAGCTGGAAGTGCGGCTTCCCTAGTGGTGGGACAGCGGGCACCCCAGAGGATGAGCACAGACTTCCTCCAGGATGAGGGCAGCTGGGGGGGAAGCTCCCGAGGCTCTGTGGTCAGGCAGCAGGGAGCCCTGGGGTACATTCTGCAATGTGGGATCCTCCGGGGGCAGCCCAACCCATTGCCTTCCCCTGCCACAGGAGAAGAGGCTGAGCACTGAGTCTGGCCTAAGTGCAGACTCGCACCTATCTGCCGGCACAGCCTCCCAGGGCGAGCCTGAGGGCCCGCTGGCCGAGGAGGAGGGGCTGAGCCAGCAGGAACCCGTGCCAGCCACCCAGGAAGAGGTCATGGAGGAGACCTACGAGGAGGTGAGACTGGCCTTGGGGGCCGCTTGCTCCGGGGCGGGCCTGCCAGCTCCCACCCTGCCTCCTTTTCCAAGCTCGTGTGCAGGCAGCACCAGTCGGTTTTTTCAGGTGGGCCCCCAGGTGCACTCTTCCCTGTGTGGGGCCCAGCAGGAGTCAGGCTGCCCCAGGccagggggagggctgggggaagaGGGTCTTTACTTCAAGGCCGGCTCGGCCTGGGCCCTGCTCGCCCACGCTACTGCACATTCCCCGCTGGAACATTCCCAGACACCAGGGCCTTCCTCGCAGTCCTGCTGGGGCCCCTCCTCAGGCTGCTGAGAGCACAGTGGGCAGAGCCTCCCAGCCCCCGAGCCTGCTCTTCCCGCTGACTGCTCTGTGCCCCTCACTGGCTCGTCACTTGTCCCTGTTCTTTAAGCAGCGGGCCCTCTTAGCACCTGTCTGCTGCCTTGGGCCCTGCGCTCGGGGGTGGGCTGGCCTAGTCCTCACACTTAGCTCTCACAGCCCACTGTGCGCTTCGCGGAGGACACGCTGCTCCTGCCCAGGGAGGACGGTGAGAGCGAGGAGGGCCAGCCAGAGGCGCCGTGGCCCCTGCCGGGGGGCAGACAAAGGCTCATCCGCAAGGACACACCCCACTACAAGAAGCACTTCAAGATCTCCAAGCTGCCCCAGCCCGAGGCCGTGgtggccctcctgcaggggacacCGCCAGACAGTGAGGGCCCAATGGGGACTGGGGGCTGGCACAATGGCCCCCACATGTCCTGGGCTCCGcgagcagaggaggaggaggaagacgaggctgaggaggaagaggagggggaggcggcagtagcagcagaggaggagaaggcGGTGGCCTCTGCGCCCTCTGTCAAGGTGGGTCTGGCCCCACACGCCAGCCCGAATCCAACTGACCAGGCCCCCTGGTCCACACCGGTGTGGGTCCCAGGCGACTCTCGAGGCAACTGGCACAGGAGGTGCCTGTCCCCAGCTCCCCACTCTCCTTTGCAGGCTGGGTGCAGACTCAGTTGCAAGCTCCGTGCTGGCCCTGTAGCCCCATCTCAAGCCCCTGGCAGTCCCCACCTATGCCCAGGCCCCTCTGCCTGCCCTAGCCTCTGGAGGGCTGGCTCTCATGGGTCCCTGTCTTCTCCATGGGATGCCCCGCCCCGCAGCAGCCCCGTGTCTGACATATCTGAGCACAGACAGCCTGGTGCTGTGGCGGCTGAGAGGGCCTGGACAGTTAGAGCTGGCACAGCCAGGCCTAGGCCCACCTGGCACCAGCCCAGCCTGCCCATTTGGCAGGTCGGCAGTAGCAGCCAGGCCTCCAGACCCTATGGGACCCCCTGCCTGAGGGCAGCACCAGACCCAGGCACGAAGGGCCAGGCGCTCAGGCTGTGGGAGCTTGGTGtggtcttctctctctttcttgctcATGGCGGGGCTGGGCAAGGAGGTGGCGGGGCCGGGCGGCAGCTGACCTGCATGTCCTTGCTGGTCCTGTCCTAACAGGGGGTGTCGTTTGACCAGGCCAATAACCTGCTGATAGAGCCCGCTCGCATTGAGGAGGAAGAGGTCTGTACTCGCTTGCCGCTGCGCTCTTGCCCCAGGCTTCGCGGGCCTTGCTCTCGGGCTGCGGGCTCTCCATCTCCTTCCCGCTGCTGCTCAGGCCTCCTCCCCAAACTCAGAGCCAGGGCCTGGGGCGCCCGCCAGACCCACAGGGCGCTGGCCTCCAGGCAGGGGTGGCCAATCTTGGAGGAGGTGCAGGGTGTGCCCCCCTCCTGCGGCGCTCCGGCCCTGGAAGGCCCCCGTCACCCACAGGCGAGCACTCCCTCTGGCTGCGCTCCCTGGAGCCCGGCAGCCCCCACCTCGTCAGCTCCTCTGTGGCCCAAGCCGGCCCTGGGAGAGGTGGCTGGTGGCCGGAGGGGACCAGGCCCCGGCCCCTCAGCCTTCCCTGGACACGGCACGTCTGTTCTGTTTCCAGCTGACGCTCACCATCGTGCGGCAGACAGGGGGCCTGGGCATCAGCATTGCGGGTGGCAAGGGATCCACGCCCTACAAGGGAGACGACGAGGTGAGGAGCCGCCCCCACCCTGTGCTGCCCGCaggccctgcccctgcagcacaCGAGGTCCTAGAGGCCGGGGTTGTGGGGGGCAGCGTTGTAGAGGACGGTCAGGGCCGCTGGTCTGCCCGCCGTCTCTTTCAGCCTCACCTCCCTTTCACCGGTGCCTCTTGTGCTGTGTATGGATCGAACTTCCCGGGACTGACCTGCACCCTCACTCCCTGACGCCTGGGACCCCACAGCAGCCCACACCCAGGCCGTCTGACCACTGCAGGCCCACTTCTGCCTTTCCTGCACCCTGGGGCGTCTTTGCAGCCCTGACTGGGGGGCTTCTGGGCCTCGCACAGCTGCTGAGGGCCCCTCTCTGGAAGGGCATCCACCGACGTTCTTGGGCTATCTCTGTCTTACAGGGCATTTTCATCTCCCGGGTGTCTGAGGAGGGCCCTGCGGCTCGGGCTGGGGTCCGAGTAGGCGACAAGCTCCTCGAGGTGAGCCCCCTGGCCACCGTGTGAAGTGCACACTCTTGGGACCTCTCAGTCCCACGTCTGGTGGTGGGCTCCCTCCCCTCCAGGAAGGGGGTGCCCAGCTCCTCCTGAGAGCCCCAAGTATGGGACCCCTGTGAGGCATGGAGCTCATAAGCTAGAGCTCCGGGTAGACTGGAGGTCAGCCCAAGGCAGAAACCCGCGTCTGGGCAGGAGGCCTGTCGGGTGGTCAGAGGGCAGTCTGCTctgggggatgggggcaggaggaagtaaCCCTGCACTCACTCAACAGAGGGGCTGCTGTGTCCCAGCAGCTCAGAGAGCGCAGGGCAGGGCCAGATGCACAGAACCCCCGGCATCCTCCCCAGGACTGCTCAGATAAGGAGCAGGTGTGTGGGGCAGGGGCACCAGGACTGGGCACTGTGGACTAGCAGGGGCATCGCCTGCTTCCTCAACAGTGGGCCTCCTAGCCCTGTGTTGCCCAGATAGGTAGCCAGTACCCACAGGGAGGGGTGCAGCAGCCCCTGGCACGCTGTGGCTTGTGCCCACTCGGCCGGCCCGCCTGCAGAGGGCGGGCTGACAAGTGCCGTGCGGCAGGTGAACGGCGTGGCCCTGCAGGACGCGGAGCACCAGCAGGCCGTGGAGGCACTGCGCGGGGCGGGTGCCACCGTGCACATGCGGCTGTGGCGGGAGCGCATGGTGGAGCCTGAGAATGCAGTCACCGTCACAGCCCTGCGGCCCGAGGATGACTACAGCCCGAGGGAGCGGCGAGGGGGCGGCCTGCGCCTGCCCCTGCTCCCGCCCGAGCCGCCCGGGCCGCCCCGCCAGCGCCACGTGGCCTGTCTTGTGCGCAGCGAGAAGGGGCTGGGTTTCAGCATCGCAGGCGGGAAAGGCTCCACGCCCTACCGGGCCGGTGACGGGGTAAGtctggggccgggggtggggcggggtggggggcaggcctgGCCAGCCCGCGGACACCCACTCGCCCTCCCCCGCTGCAGGGCATCTTCATCTCCCGCATCGTTGAGGGGGGTGCTGCCCACCGGGCAGGCACCCTGCAGGTCGGCGACCGCGTCCTTTCCGTGAGTGCGGCGGTGGGCCTGCCTAGCACCCATGCACCCCTCTCCCTGGGGCCGTCTGACGGGCTGTGCTCTTGCAGATCAATGGGGTGGACATGACCGAGGCCAGACACGACCATGCTGTCTCCCTGCTGACTGCCGCGTCGCCCACCATCGCCCTGCTGCTAGAGCGGGAGGCTGGGGGGCCCCtcgcccccagccctccccctcactcccccccgccccccactgctgcccctgctgccccaggggagcctgggccTCTGAGGCTGCCCCCTAGTCTGCTCGCTGCTGCCCTGGAGGGGCCGTACCCAGTGGAGGTGAGACTGctgccctggccctgcccaccaacCAGCCCCTGTCTCCACAGCCACACAGCTTTAGGTGTGGCTGTCGGCCCCGCTTGTGGGAGAACAAGGGCCTCGGCCCTGTCCTCTCAGGCTCCAGGACACAGGGTGTCGTTCCGTAGGGGCTTCCTCCTCCTGCAGTCTTCTCTGCACCGTCACGCGGCCTCCCTGTGGTGGAGCTCCCTGGTCTCACACCCCTGGGCTTGGGAAGCCATCCTGTAATGTTCGGCTTGTTCCAGCCACCCTTCCTGTTCCTCCATGTTCCCAGGAGATCTGTCTGCCCAGAGCGGGGGGCCCCTTGGGGCTCAGCATCGTTGGGGGCTCCGACCACTCCAGCCACCCATTCGGTGTCCAGGAGCCCGGcgtgttcatttccaaggtagaGCAGACCCCGTGGGCGCTGCGGGGTGCAGGGAggcccagccccctgcccacgGTGCCCGGCCTTCCCTCCACAGGTGCTCCCACGGGGCCTGGCTGCACGCAGTGGCCTGCGGGTCGGGGACCGCATCCTGGCAGTGAACGGGCAGGACGTGCGGGAGGCCACACACCAGGAAGCGGTCAGCGCCCTGCTCCGGCCCTGCCTAGAGCTGGTGCTGGTTGTGCGGAGGGACCCGCCGCCCCCGGGCATGCGGGAGCTCTGCATCCAGAAGGCCCCCGGGGAGAGGCTGGGCATCAGCATACGTGGGGGTGCCAAGGGCCATGCCGGGAACCCCTGCGACCCCACCGATGAGGGCATCTTCATCTCCAAGGTGAGCTCCCACTTGCCCGCCCGCCCCGTGGACTTCTCCGGCGGGGAGGGGCCCAGGTCCGGGGCTGGTCCTGAGCACAGCTGTCTCCCCGCAGGTGAGCCCCACGGGAGCAGCTGGGCGAGATGGCCGTCTGCGGGTGGGACTGCGGCTGCTGGAGGTGAACCAGCAGAGCCTGCTGGGTCTGACGCATGGAGAGGCTGTGCAGCTGCTGCGCAGTGTGGGCGACACCCTGACTGTACTGGTCTGCGACGGTTTCGACACCAGCGCTGCCACCCCCGAGGTCAGTGCCCCCCCAGCCGGCGCTCGGCCACGGGGACTGCGTCCCGCCCCCAGTGTGGCCGGGAGGGTCCTGGTGCGCCGGGGCCAGGACACGCTTGACCGTTGTGAGTCAGACCTGGGGGAGCCATGCGGTGCGGGTGCCAGGTCCTCGTTTCAGCCCCGCTCACAGCCCTGGTGGGACAGACTGTGTACAGAAGGCCTGGTTGTGTCTTCAAAGAAAAGGTTGAACCGGGCAAGCAGCATTTGTGCCCTGGGGCCGCCAGGCCAGGGCAGGACGGCCCAGAGCGGGACACAGCCCGCCTGCAAACCCCCGGGCCCTGCCACGCTGGCCTGGTGCCGGCCTGCTTTCTGGCAGCCCCTTAGCAGGGAGCTCAGGGCCCAGACCTGTGTCCCCGCGCAGACACCTGGGCGGGCCTGTGGGGACCCAGTGGTTCTCCGTTGCAGCCCCTGGAGGAAGTGTCAGCTGCCAGGCCCGGGACCGGGCTGCAGAGGCCTGGTGTCCAGCCCAGCCCGTGTCCTGCACCAGCCTGGCTGTGCCCTCTTGGGGGGCCCTGCTGTCTTATGCTGCCGCTGTCCCCGGGCTTCCAGCATCAGCCCAGGGGGGCCGCTTCTCCTgcagcagcccccacccccgcctccaggggctccttccccacaGCGGCTGCCAGCTCCCTGAGGGCCTCCTTTCTGGGGATGGGGCTCCAGTGGGTCTCCGGGACGGCAGCCTACTGCCCCTGTCCCCGCACTGCCGAGGCAGGGTCTACCTCGTCCTGTGCATCGCCTCCTGAACTGGGAAGGATGGTGCGTTTGTCCTTGTTTCTCCTGCCTGGGTGCTGGACTGGGACCCCATTCCCTGGGTTCTGGGGGCCCCTGTGCTGGCCTCTGTGCCCACATCCCTGTGTGCCTGCAGGAACCTGTTGTTTCTGGTGAGGAACCTTGCTCAGATTTTCCAGAGAGGGCTGTGTCTTCTGCTTTCTCATTTAAAGTAAGACCTTACATGTTTCGGTCAATACATGTACTTATTTTTAAGGTTTCAGTACAAACAGAGTAAATACACTCCAGGGCGAAGAGCAGAGCAGGCGTCTCCCCAGCTTTATGGAGGCTTTGCTGGGCTCCTCTGACTGTCTGCCCATCTCTCCCTGGGTTGCTTTGCCTGTGCTGTGTTTCCAACCAGAGTGCTCGGAGCCTGTCTTGATGCTTTTGGGGGCGTTTCTGCAGGACAGCACCCTGGAAGAAGGGGTGTTGGGCCTGAGGCCGCAGGCTTGCCCCGTCTCCCACCCCCGCCTAGCCTCAGGCTTGTCTCCATGGACCTGGCCTCCTTTGACGTGTGACTCACGAAACTCGCAGTTTGTCTTTTGTGTTATAAGCTTCTGTCTTTTTGCATAGGGCATGAGTGGGCTTTGTCTTTTGCTCCTTCACAATGGCCTCTCTGGGATTATAGAAACATGGAGACTGTGAGTGACATTGTCTAACCTTCCTCATAATGTCTGGATTTGAGTTTTGATGATGAAAACCCTCTCTGGGGCAAGATTGTCAAAGctattttttagaaaacaatcCACTGGAATTGCTTCTCAAGCAAGTGGATCTTCCGTCCCAGTGGAGTGCACTGGACTGGCCATCAGTTTCCCACTGATCGGGGGAGATCGGGCTTCCTTGTAGGTTGGATCCACATCCCGTGGTCCTGGGAGCCGGCCGTGTTCTTGAGCCGATGCTGCTAACCTCAGTGTAGCCACTTTAGAGTATGTTTCAGGAGACCTAACTGGTGAAATCACccactgttttttcttcttttgacaaGTTTTAGtctattttcatgtgttttctcTTCCAAATGGACCTGCCAGTTCTGTAAGTTGGTTGGGAGCTGGGGGTTCACTGTGAGCTCTGTGACTGTGTGAATAAGGTTTCTCCAGGCACATTCCTAGGTTGCTCTTGCATCCTTGTTGATTCTCATCGGTGACTTTGTTGCGTCTCCTGGAGGAAGCCCTGAGGCCCAGGTGGTGGCTGCGGGTCCCCTTTTCCTGGGaggtcaggctcctccgtccccctGGGAACCTGGTGATGGTGGACAGTGACCTTGCCTTGTGCTGACTTGGAGGAGGTAgtttatataacattcttttaAACTTGGATGGCTGTTTCCATTTATAACCTGTAAGAATTTTCTCTGAAAGAGTGCTGAGTTTTCTGGAGTCCTTTTATTGATGGCTTTTACAGCCCTGTGCCAAGTACGGTGAGGTGCAGCCCACAGGTTTCCTCCAGCTAGCTTGGTGCTTGAAAGAAAAAGGGCTGACGTGTATCCGTCAGGACACCGGTCATCCACCCAGCCCCATTTCTCTTAACCTCAGCCCACCTGCATCCTCTGTGGTGACCCGTTCAACCCCTGTAGGAATTAGGGTTCACAGCCATCTCTCCGAACTTTGGATTCTGCAAGCGCATCTTTGCATGAGCTGTGCCCTGGCGTCCTCCCCAACCTCTGCACGGCAGGGGGCAGGCTGGCCTCAGGACCTGCCTGTCCTTGCTGTGCCGGCCTCTGCCCCAGGGccctgcacaggcaggcaggcCTGGTGGCCAGCTGGTGGCAGCGCTGTGGGGACCGCTGTGCGCTTCCAAGAGCTTGCTGACTGGTGCTCAGCATGTTTGGGGCAAGGTCCAGAAcattctttctcctcccctctgTT includes the following:
- the SCRIB gene encoding protein scribble homolog isoform X4 gives rise to the protein MLKCIPLWRCNRHVESVDKRHCSLQAVPEEIYRYSRSLEELLLDANQLRELPKPFFRLLNLRKLGLSDNEIQRLPPEVANFMQLVELDVSRNDIPEIPESIKFCKALEIADFSGNPLSRLPEGFTQLRSLAHLALNDVSLQALPGDVGNLANLVTLELRENLLKSLPASLSFLVKLEQLDLGGNDLEVLPDTLGALPNLRELWLDRNQLSALPPELGNLRRLVCLDVSENRLEELPAELGGLVLLTDLLLSQNLLQRLPDGIGQLKQLSILKVDQNRLCEVTEAIGDCENLSELILTENLLTALPHSLGKLTKLTNLNVDRNHLEALPPEIGGCVALSVLSLRDNRLAVLPPELAHTAELHVLDVAGNRLQSLPFALTHLNLKALWLAENQAQPMLRFQTEDDAQTGEKVLTCYLLPQQPLPSLEDPELQSSPSESWGDAPLSRVSVIQFLEAPAGDDDPEEAAAEKRGLQRRATPHPSELKVMKRGVERRSEATSCRPDPAPPSPSEEEKRLSTESGLSADSHLSAGTASQGEPEGPLAEEEGLSQQEPVPATQEEVMEETYEEPTVRFAEDTLLLPREDGESEEGQPEAPWPLPGGRQRLIRKDTPHYKKHFKISKLPQPEAVVALLQGTPPDSEGPMGTGGWHNGPHMSWAPRAEEEEEDEAEEEEEGEAAVAAEEEKAVASAPSVKGVSFDQANNLLIEPARIEEEELTLTIVRQTGGLGISIAGGKGSTPYKGDDEGIFISRVSEEGPAARAGVRVGDKLLEVNGVALQDAEHQQAVEALRGAGATVHMRLWRERMVEPENAVTVTALRPEDDYSPRERRGGGLRLPLLPPEPPGPPRQRHVACLVRSEKGLGFSIAGGKGSTPYRAGDGGIFISRIVEGGAAHRAGTLQVGDRVLSINGVDMTEARHDHAVSLLTAASPTIALLLEREAGGPLAPSPPPHSPPPPTAAPAAPGEPGPLRLPPSLLAAALEGPYPVEEICLPRAGGPLGLSIVGGSDHSSHPFGVQEPGVFISKVLPRGLAARSGLRVGDRILAVNGQDVREATHQEAVSALLRPCLELVLVVRRDPPPPGMRELCIQKAPGERLGISIRGGAKGHAGNPCDPTDEGIFISKVSPTGAAGRDGRLRVGLRLLEVNQQSLLGLTHGEAVQLLRSVGDTLTVLVCDGFDTSAATPEVSPGIIANPFAAGLGRRNSLESISSIDRELSPEGPGKEKELPGQIPLWGPEAMVLPAASGEMAEAPCSPSHQQTKPGVIQPLVQAWPRGSPVPRGRGGPQPPPSPPSPAELPANVKQAYRTFAAVPGLHPPLDTPAQHPMLGPTASPEQLSFRERQKYFELEVRVPQAEGPPKRVSLVGADDLRKMQEEEARKLQQKRAQMLREAAADTGLPEADAPEDEEPEEEPPWVGQGPMAEGLGPASPPPQGGGAPVRTAKAERRHQERLRVQSPELPAPAPERALSPAERRALEAEKRALWRAARMKSLEQDALRAQMVLSKSQEGRSKRGPLERLAEAPSPAPTPSPTPLEDLSPQTGTSPGRLSPDFAEELRSLEPPPSPGLPEEDGEVAMVLLGRPSPGSTGPEEVALCSSRRAMRPGRRGLGPVPS
- the SCRIB gene encoding protein scribble homolog isoform X6, which gives rise to MLKCIPLWRCNRHVESVDKRHCSLQAVPEEIYRYSRSLEELLLDANQLRELPKPFFRLLNLRKLGLSDNEIQRLPPEVANFMQLVELDVSRNDIPEIPESIKFCKALEIADFSGNPLSRLPEGFTQLRSLAHLALNDVSLQALPGDVGNLANLVTLELRENLLKSLPASLSFLVKLEQLDLGGNDLEVLPDTLGALPNLRELWLDRNQLSALPPELGNLRRLVCLDVSENRLEELPAELGGLVLLTDLLLSQNLLQRLPDGIGQLKQLSILKVDQNRLCEVTEAIGDCENLSELILTENLLTALPHSLGKLTKLTNLNVDRNHLEALPPEIGGCVALSVLSLRDNRLAVLPPELAHTAELHVLDVAGNRLQSLPFALTHLNLKALWLAENQAQPMLRFQTEDDAQTGEKVLTCYLLPQQPLPSLEDPELQSSPSESWGDAPLSRVSVIQFLEAPAGDDDPEEAAAEKRGLQRRATPHPSELKVMKRGVERRSEATSCRPDPAPPSPSEEEKRLSTESGLSADSHLSAGTASQGEPEGPLAEEEGLSQQEPVPATQEEVMEETYEEPTVRFAEDTLLLPREDGESEEGQPEAPWPLPGGRQRLIRKDTPHYKKHFKISKLPQPEAVVALLQGTPPDSEGPMGTGGWHNGPHMSWAPRAEEEEEDEAEEEEEGEAAVAAEEEKAVASAPSVKGVSFDQANNLLIEPARIEEEELTLTIVRQTGGLGISIAGGKGSTPYKGDDEGIFISRVSEEGPAARAGVRVGDKLLEVNGVALQDAEHQQAVEALRGAGATVHMRLWRERMVEPENAVTVTALRPEDDYSPRERRGGGLRLPLLPPEPPGPPRQRHVACLVRSEKGLGFSIAGGKGSTPYRAGDGGIFISRIVEGGAAHRAGTLQVGDRVLSINGVDMTEARHDHAVSLLTAASPTIALLLEREAGGPLAPSPPPHSPPPPTAAPAAPGEPGPLRLPPSLLAAALEGPYPVEEICLPRAGGPLGLSIVGGSDHSSHPFGVQEPGVFISKVLPRGLAARSGLRVGDRILAVNGQDVREATHQEAVSALLRPCLELVLVVRRDPPPPGMRELCIQKAPGERLGISIRGGAKGHAGNPCDPTDEGIFISKVSPTGAAGRDGRLRVGLRLLEVNQQSLLGLTHGEAVQLLRSVGDTLTVLVCDGFDTSAATPEVSPGIIANPFAAGLGRRNSLESISSIDRELSPEGPGKEKELPGQIPLWGPEAMVLPAASGEMAEAPCSPSHQQPPSPPSPAELPANVKQAYRTFAAVPGLHPPLDTPAQHPMLGPTASPEQLSFRERQKYFELEVRVPQAEGPPKRVSLVGADDLRKMQEEEARKLQQKRAQMLREAAADTGLPEADAPEDEEPEEEPPWVGQGPMAEGLGPASPPPQGGGAPVRTAKAERRHQERLRVQSPELPAPAPERALSPAERRALEAEKRALWRAARMKSLEQDALRAQMVLSKSQEGRSKRGPLERLAEAPSPAPTPSPTPLEDLSPQTGTSPGRLALSGRKFDYRVFAALPSSRPVYDMQSPDFAEELRSLEPPPSPGLPEEDGEVAMVLLGRPSPGSTGPEEVALCSSRRAMRPGRRGLGPVPS